The DNA window AGCAGATAAATCCAGGTAgagccagggctctgtccccctgccctcggctgctcctgctctgggtcTTGCACTGATGAGGCTTTTGCTCTTTCCTCTCAGTTTTTCACTTGGAacaaattccaggatttcactatgggtttttttaaaaagcaaaataaaatcaaattgcACATGACTTGGCTTCCTGCATCCAcgttacaaaaaaaaaaaaaaaaaaaaaaaaaaggcaaaaccccaAAGCCATCAGCCTGGCTTCTCTCAATCCCACTACGTTCATTAGCACTGTTTTCTTCTTATATTCTTTAagtcttcttttttcctgtcttttctttgtttgattTATGAGTTTCCCCGCATGTTCAAACTCAGCAGTTCAGAAAACAGTGCTCCGGGTCACCTGTCCCCCTGGAGCCACCGCTGGTGCCCGGGGGAGCTCCCGGGGGGAGGCAGCGCTGTTATTTCCGATGCTTCACCTCTTTGTCTGACGCTTTGGAGTCCCCGGCCGTGTGCCCGTTCCCCGTGCTGTTCATGAATATTTTATCCAGCCCCTTGAGGGACTCCACCAGGTAGTTCTGGAAGGCGGTGAGGGCAGCACAGATGGCCGGGCCCCCGAAGCCGTGGGTGATCAGGCTGAAATGAGTCAAACAGCTCTGCACTCCGGGCTCCAGGATCAGCGAGGGGCGGCTGTTCCCCAGGGGAGAGCGATCCTGGGCTATCAGGTCTGCAAATTCCTTGCAAATTTGCCTGGAAGAGAGAGGTTTGGTCACTGTAATGCACgtggagagctgcaggacacagtCAGGATCatggaacagtttgggttggaagggacctaaaagaTCATCCAGGTCCAGCCCCTCTGGTGTGGACACCGGGTTGTTCAGAGCTTCATCCAACCTAGCATAAAACACTTTCAGGtgtggggcatccacaacttctctgggtgtattttggggttcttttcctgctccctgcctcaACAGCCACCTCCCCACTGGAAGTTTTTGTCTCCAGCCTGGTGAAAGCCCCTGAGTGCAGAACTGGAGCCACAGCTTTGAAAGAGCACATGAGGCAGTACCCAAATGCTCTCCAGGGCTGGGTTACCCTCTCCCATGCAGGAACAAACCCTTCAATCCATGCAggccatcccagctgctgggcaccTTCCTGCAGTGTAAGCCCATCTCTTCCCCACAGAAGAGCAAAGTTTGGGGGCTattgctgccctgccaggctgcagatCCCCAATGCACCAGtggctccctgccctctgtACTCACTTGGTAGCCAGCAGCATGTTTTTCCTGGTGTGGAGCTCCGTGGGGTCGGAGTGCTGCCGGCACAGGtactctgctgctgccttggctgggaACTCGGTTTCACAGACGTAGCCAAAATCCCGAGCCAGGTGAATGGCTTCACCtgagagcaggacagagggacatcaGCACTGTGCCAACACCAGTGGGACAGgaaactgggaactgggaactCCTGTAGAGCTTCAGCCATCTCGCTGTTGGGGCTCAGTTCTGGTGGGACTGGCACCCTTCCCTGTCTCCATGCCCACCCAACAGCTCTCCCCAACTTTGTGTCTTGCTGCAGAAACACCACTGAGTTTCTTATTTTCATCTGTAAGACAATTAGTCTGTGTGGGCCAGATAAGCCACTGCCAGCTCTAAGCAGCAGCTGGGTCCTTCCTTTACTACGTTTTACAAAACAGTGCTGGCCTTGGAGCAGGGTGAGAAGTGACTCTGAGCACCTGCTGCAAAAGGAAGAATAGCAGAGGCATTTCTTACTGGGGAACATCCTCTGCTGCATCTTTCCCTACTTCTTCCCAAATTTCCTGCTTGGCCTCTCCAAATTGAGAAGAGATTGAAAGGGAAAGTGGAGGGTCACAGAGTGACCTCAGCCCCGTGACTGCTGGAcgaggcagggcaggaggaaggggcaggaggaagTGGGTTACATCCCCCACAGGGCCCTCAGGCTGGACGTGCAGGCAGCGTATCCATCACCCCGTGGAAATGCCCACCCATTGATGGAATTGATCCATCTCCAGGCGTCCCCGTGGAAATAATCAGAGCTGATGGCAATTGATCATGCCCAACACCCGAAATCCTGGTCGGGCAGGCAGAGCTAATTTGCCTTGCCCCCCTGCTGCTCACATGTATTAGGCCATCCATCCTAATAGCATTAacccagatcccatcccagcctgcccagctcccaggctcAGTCTGTGGAGCCCTGATGCAGGGAAGTGTCTCTGCTTTCCACAAAACAATAGTACTTTGCACTtcatctcctcctccagagaAAGAGCAAATAGGGTAAACCCAAAGAATCAGAATTGCAGTTGTTTGTGTGTTAAAAGAAAGCAGTCAGAAAGGAATAACGGCTGAAAAACTGATACTGGGATAATAAAAAAACCTGAGTGACCTCATatcagagccagggctggagccaggatTTATTTCTTACATGAGTGGGTGAGTGGCTgcatattttaatgttttttaaaggcAATTTGGATGCTGGATTAGAGAGGTGCCAGGGGGAACAGGACACTCTGGCTTTAGTGTTAAAGACACATTGAGCCAGATCTTgaggaggagaggctgcaggagagtGCACAAAGGGCCATGGTGGGCAGCAAGAGCCTGGCTGAGGGCAAACCTCCTCCCAAGAGCTTAGGGATGTTTCTGGAGTGGAAATAgagtcctgctgctcccctgggtCCAGGCTGGAGGTGCTCTCATGGAGAGAGGGTGAGTGCTTGGTGTACATGGTGAGGAATCCCAAGGGAGCTGTTTCTACCTGGTGCTCCCTGGGTTCTGCAGGAACATCCTCCCCATCTCTATGAGAGGCTGTGGGTCCTTTCCAgtgtaagaaaaaatatttcattagcaCTCAAGACCCCATCCATTGACTCTTTTAAATAATTAGACCTCAGGAAGGCATAAGGGCAGAAACAAATTAAGCCAAGACAGCAAATGTTCAGGAAAGAGTGTGTTTGAGGCAGAGGGAGACAAACCAGTTTGTGTGTGCTGGGTGAtggcagtgcagcagcaccTTCCTCTGGGTGAAACATCCCCTGGTTCCATCATGCTTACAAGCAGGAGGAAATTATATCCATCAAACACACATGGCACCACTCCTATTTACTATGAGCTGGGAAGCAGGAACCAAAACATCAGCAGCCACTTGAAATCAAACTGtacatttcttccttcctttctttccttcattcttttctttcttttcttttcatggaAATCAGCCTTTCATTCAGCACAACCAACTGCCCTGGGTAACAACCTCCGCCTAATGAAGCGGGTCATTTAATTTGCTGGCGACAATGGAGATGATTTTCTATTCAGGATCCCAAGGCAGCTGCCTGcaccgagctgggcagggacacaatGGATTCCTGAGCtcagagggaggcagagctgtcattCCATTTGTTTGCATCCCCATGTGCTTTTCTCCCAGGATGCAGAGGCAACATCATCATTTCCATGGTGGAGAGAAGTAGGAGGGGAGGAAGTAACCGAGTTAGGCAGGGGCACCTGACACgtctgggcagggctctgcctgccagggcagcaccttTTCCATAGCTCTGAGCGTGGCTGCTCCACACCTGAGCTCCACCTGCAAAACCTCAGAGCAGTTTGACATCTCCTTGGTGTCTCACCCATTTCCTGGAGGAGGGAAGGACTTGGATGAGGGGCATTTCCTTCTTTACAGGTGACATGACCCGGACCTGAGCTTGGGATGCTGCCCACAGGCAGCATGGTTGGAAGCACCTGAGCTGTGCCTTAGGTGGGCAcatggggctgcagagcagctgggaaattCTTGGCAGCTTTATTCaggctttttttgtgttttgtctcTCTGACCCAACTATTAAAAACAGCTCAAAGAAATGAGGGAcaccctgagctccagccagaAGGATGCTCACAGTCCTGCTTGGGCACCCACGAGGAGCCCTTTTCCATGGGCCACACCTGATCCAACAGAAATGGCTGAGTTTTGGAAAACAGACATGGAAACATAGACttctagaatggtttgggttggaagagaccttagaGATCATGCAGTTCCAACCTCCTACCACAGGCAGGGCAACCGTGCTTGGACATTTTCTTGGACATTTTCTGTCTTGGTTTCATTTGTGTTCTGCCCCCTTCCTTCCCAAGAGTCTGCTCATTTAAAAGGACACATCCTTGAATCAGTGTGGAGACTTACACAGGGACATTGCCATGCTCATTCAGTGCTGACCACTCCGTATTTTAAGAGTTCTGGTTTGTGAAAAGCTGGAAATTAAGGGGATGGAAGTTTTGGCACTCCACCCTCCACgggagcagggagggacccTTACCTTCCACGAGGGATGTGAGCAGGGTGACGTTGGCAGCTTTGCGCCTTCCTGCAGGTAGATTTAGTCCAATTTTCTCTAACCTTTCCCTTAAACACCGACCCCCATTTTTTGATTTGgctctgaaaaagagaaaacaaagagggaaaataaatttccaCGTAATTCATGTTAAAGTAACCATCATCCTAATTTAAGCTTTGAGgtttgaaaggaaaggaaaaaaaagcaacaaaatactATTCCTTAATGTACCACACGCCAGAATTTCTCATCTCTTTATCTGAAGCAAAAGCTGGTGCTGAACACAGATCTTGGGGCTCTTGGGGCAGCTTACCTGCGGAGGACCCCGCCAAGGAGAGAGGCGTTGAGACACTCGGGGGGTGAGAGCCTCCTCTGCACCTCCCCGACCGTCACCTTGTACTTGGAGGTGGAGCTGAGGAGAGAGAGGCGGCCGGGCACGGAGCAGAAAACCTCGTTGGGATTGGTGACCCCTCCGATGAGGCCGTCCTTGCTCATGGACAGCGTGGAGATGGTGGTGCCGTTGGCCTTCGAGGGGATGGGCACTGGAGacaaggcagagggagagaagaGGAGACCATGGCTGAGAGACCCAGactctccaggcagctctccatccCAGCACGCCTGCTGGGATGTCTCATTAGTTCCTTATTTTCCTCCATGAGAGAAGCGAGGTGGGGTGATGAAACTAAACTAAATAAAGGttaagggaaaggaagaagtcTGGACGCTGCCCTCGCCTGCGTTCCCacacctcccagcccagctgtaaTTAAAGCCAAGGTTTGGGCTGGTCTCCTGGAAGACTGAGGATTGTCCATAGTGTGGCTGGCTGGACCTGTGGCCagctgccctccctgtcccctctgggtGCTCCCTGGAGGTGGGTGGCCAGGCAAAACGTGGCTGGCCCCGCAGGCCAGGATGCCAGTCCTCTCCAGGGattgcagctgcagcccagcacacacTGCATCCCACCAGGCAGGATCAACCacctccattccctgccccaaacccaggagctgctgggctggcccagagctctgcttccattATGTGCCCACAGGAACCAGGAGAAAGAGTTTCTTTGCCTTCAGCTCTGGGATTAACCCCACAAATAGCCACAGCCCTAAACTTTCATCATCCCTGGCTTAAAGGAAGCTTGAGAAGATCAAACCCAATTAATCCAGCACAAACTTCCCTTTGCTTAATGGGCGAAAGTCAATTAACACAAAGTTAGGTAGGCCCTGGTAACTGCAGCATCTTGTTGGGCCTATGGCATCACACCAGGGCAAAGGGGCTCAGTTTTCCCATTTGTCATCCCATAAGAAACATTCCTAGATGCAATAAAGGTTTGTAAGGTAAAACTGTGGGTGAAACTTGTGCCAATTCTCTTTGGCTTTTATGCTCTGAAATTAATAACCAGTTTaactcagggggaaaaaaatcaggttttgaaGGAATCCAAAGATCATTTCAGCCCTGGCATTCTTTGTGCTTCCTCAGGAATGGCTGTTCCACAGTCAGATGGCTCCTGCAAGTAATGCAGCAGTGACTGCTGTGGTTTATAAAGGAAATACATatgttcaaaatgaaacagcagcccCAGGATTAACCAGGGAGGGTCCACGGACTGGACCTATGAGGGGCGCTTACAATCAGCATATTGTAAATCCAGCTCAGCGACGTGCTAGCAGGGCAATAAAAATCAGCACATGCTCCATAAAAATGACTCATGTTTTAAGACTAAGGGATGAATGGAAAGGAGCTGAAGGACATGGAGTTTCCTCCCAGCACAAAACTTGCACAAAGTCAGGGAGCAAAGGGCGAGATGCACCAGTGCCCTGCTGGAGTCGGCAGCTGCAGTCAGTGTTTGCCATGGCTGAGGCTGGTCTAGGGCAGAACAAACACAGGAACATCCCCCTGAGATGTAGGAAACCAGAACTATTTCCAGGAAGGAGCAACTTCAAAGCTTTCTTCCGCAGTCCCAGAACAGGTTAGGTTGGTCTCTAGGGGATCCCTTAAAATCAAAAGTCAGAGCGTGGTTTGCAAATATcagtgcagggctgctgagctgtgaggCCCTGCAGGGTCTCAGTGATGGGgttctgctgcagaaagggcCACCCCCAAACCAGACTCCCCTGGGGAGCAGGTGCTGCTTGTAGTATGGTGTGAAGAGCTGTGTGTAACTGATCCACTTTGTAATCTGGATATATTTGGGTACATCTGTGCATGCCTGCGATCATGCCGTGGCTGCGCTCAAGCCGCATGCGTGGCCGGGATCTGCACACACCCgagggacagcagagccatgcagggagagggagagggctCGAGCCTCACCACACATCCATGGGACAGCATCTGGGGAGGAGGCAAACCCAGCTGGTACCAGTGTGACTCAACACCCGAGCCCATGGAGAGGGGTCAgacacagctctgtgtttgcCAGTCaccccacaggcagggacagggaggcaCGGGTGATGTTGATGTGCAGCATGGAGACACAACACTTGGGAAACACGTACTGGAGGTTTTGGGAATGATGCTACTGCCAGAAACAAAGCCCTGGAAAGCTGTGCCCCGGAGCTGACTGCTGTGAAGGGtaaagcccagcacagctgggtcagcccagctctgtgccacaaGCAAACCAGGCAGGCACCAGCACTGAGCGTGGGTTTTGGCATTGCTCTTCTGCCTTGAAGCCTCAGCCAAGGCCACAGCCCTGTGACTTTGGGCACGTGCCGGTGTGGGACAGGGTGGCTGGGTCACGTAGAGCTTGTGCCCTCACGGGGGATGTGAGGGAGGCatggagcaggcagcagtgctgggagctgagccgGGCCCCGGAGTCCTGCAGCAGTGCTTCATCCATTAGACAGCGTTGCCTCAATACAACAAGAATAAACAAAGCCACATTCGCCATTAATCACGAATTATTGTTATTGAGCCTCacctgctgctgtttgcctgGTCTGATCTGCAGCTTGTTTGCCCATAAAcatgctgcaggagggagacaAGCTACCATTAAAGCCTGACAGCTTTGTTTCCTTGGCTTTTGGGGAACCAAAATTGTCTCTTGTCATCTGAGTAAACCAAAAGTCCCCCTCGATCTTCAGTTGCTGCTTTCCTGTTCCCGCAAGCAGCAGGTGATCGGAGCACCTGAGCCAGCCTGCAGACAAGAAGGAAGCATGAGAGCGGTGCGGGCGCCGCCAGCCCCGCGCCCCGGCGCCGACCCCCTGCGCCTTCCGAGCCCGGCGGGCAGCGCTCCGAGCTGCTCccgcagctcctgcccagggctcatcccGGCTACGGCGCAGAGGAGAGACCCTTCGGGGCAGAGACAGGGTCTGCACGGTGAGGTTTGAGGTACTGAAGAGCCCCGATGGGAGCGGGGATTGCAGTGCCGAGAGAAGGAGCAGCCGGGCACAACGAGGACATGAGAGCCACCCGCGTGGCTTTGCAGCTGGGGATGGGAATGTCACATCGTGTCACTGCACTCGTCATCCTCTCTGCGGGATCAGCCATAGGAGACACCCGTTTTTGGCAGAGTAGGACATCACCTTTCCCACAGTGACCCAGCTCTCGCCCTCCCTGGTCCCTCTGGCAGGAGCTTAGACAGGCTCAGGTCCCAGTCCTGaccatggaaaaccagaaacacaTCCCAGAGATGCTCATGCACACAGTGACACGCTACAAAGGCTGATGAGGAAGGGTTGGATACTCGTGCCCAAACAACCagacctccagccctgcctggtgaGTGGGATGGGGTACCCCTGGCtcaccccagcccaccccaggaAGCTATAAATGGCTGGGCACAAGTGGGACTTTGGGTTGATTCAGccaaagaaaggagaagaaggagaccTCAGACCTTTAAAAACTGCTCAGAGCACTCCCGGGGAATGCAAGGtcctctttgttttctgttcttatTATTTATCAACTATTATTTATTGATGCTTGATTGCTTTACTCtgtccttctccttttcttaaaCTGCCTGGCATTTCTGAGAGGGCTTTTCCCATGGAAGTGTTGTTTATTCAGATTAATCCTGCTACTTCTAAATCAGCAAATTCAGGTGAGCTTGGTTGCAGATTTCAAAAACTAAAGCCCCTGTGACATATTTTGACCTGCCTTGGGGATGCTTCAGGTGGGCTGGACACAGGTAAGCACTGGCATGGGTCAGAGGGGTCAGAtctgaaagggaaaacagaTTTTGGAATAAGGTTATGCTGGCAGACCTCAAAGGGCTTCACACATTGCTGATCCTCAGCCCAGTGCAGGTACAGCAGCAACCACCAAAGCCATTAAGTCACTCCTGACTCAAGCCAGCTCCTTAGTGCAGCTGGGGAAAATTGAGGCACAGAGCAAGTTAAATGATTTACCAGAGCTCAGGTACGTGGGCATGATCTGTGTGTGTGCCATTCCAGTCTGTGGGAATGCCTTTCTAAGCAATCCAGGCTCAGCTGGTGCCCAGGTGTCAggaggtgctgtgctgcaggctggttACGTACAGCCTCTGTTTTCATAGCTCTGGATTTTCTGTAGGAAGCTGTGAATTCGAGCTGTTTGTCACCCCATCATCTCGGATCCTGGTGCTGTGGTGATTTGGAGAAGGGCAGCATGGCAGTAACAGGCACAGAGCAGAATCTTGCTGAGTGTGGGAAGGGAAATGATCCTCATTTCTTCTGTACACCTCACAGGAAGCTTTTCCATCAGACTCAGCCTCTCATTG is part of the Haemorhous mexicanus isolate bHaeMex1 chromosome 27, bHaeMex1.pri, whole genome shotgun sequence genome and encodes:
- the TFAP2E gene encoding transcription factor AP-2-epsilon isoform X2, with amino-acid sequence MLVHSYPGMDRAEGLPGAPAGARLPQLPSLNQAPYGSAPPLCHTPAADFQPPYFPPPYPQPPLPYPQGQEPAYPHLADPYAALSPLHQHQQPAWPPQRGRQDEPGLLSQTHRALGLDPRREYPAVPRLLHGLPDGGHGLADGPLGLHGLGHHGLEDIQAVDDGGMNLLDQSVIKKVPIPSKANGTTISTLSMSKDGLIGGVTNPNEVFCSVPGRLSLLSSTSKYKVTVGEVQRRLSPPECLNASLLGGVLRRAKSKNGGRCLRERLEKIGLNLPAGRRKAANVTLLTSLVEGEAIHLARDFGYVCETEFPAKAAAEYLCRQHSDPTELHTRKNMLLATKQICKEFADLIAQDRSPLGNSRPSLILEPGVQSCLTHFSLITHGFGGPAICAALTAFQNYLVESLKGLDKIFMNSTGNGHTAGDSKASDKEVKHRK
- the TFAP2E gene encoding transcription factor AP-2-epsilon isoform X1; the protein is MLVHSYPGMDRAEGLPGAPAGARLPQLPSLNQAPYGSAPPLCHTPAADFQPPYFPPPYPQPPLPYPQGQEPAYPHLADPYAALSPLHQHQQPAWPPQRGRQDEPGLLSQTHRALGLDPRREYPAVPRLLHGLPDGGHGLADGPLGLHGLGHHGLEDIQAVDDGGMNLLDQSVIKKGWLRCSDHLLLAGTGKQQLKIEGDFWFTQMTRDNFGSPKAKETKLSGFNGSLSPSCSMFMGKQAADQTRQTAAVPIPSKANGTTISTLSMSKDGLIGGVTNPNEVFCSVPGRLSLLSSTSKYKVTVGEVQRRLSPPECLNASLLGGVLRRAKSKNGGRCLRERLEKIGLNLPAGRRKAANVTLLTSLVEGEAIHLARDFGYVCETEFPAKAAAEYLCRQHSDPTELHTRKNMLLATKQICKEFADLIAQDRSPLGNSRPSLILEPGVQSCLTHFSLITHGFGGPAICAALTAFQNYLVESLKGLDKIFMNSTGNGHTAGDSKASDKEVKHRK